CGGTAGGATGCGATAATTTACAGGGTCTGCTAAATTTATTGCTCCGTGCAGAAAATTCTTGCAACGCATGCTGAACGCAGTGAAGCATCTCGACCGGAGGAGACCCTTCACCTCATCCAGGGTGACAAGAGCAACAGAACCAATCACTACTTGGTGCCGTTAGTTCTTGTCTTCCCCCCCCCTGCTTCGCGGGGGGGGCAATATGGGATTGCACTTCTACCCCCCTGTAGTCCCCCTGTATAGTCTGGGGAGATGGGTAACAAACGTGCGGGGAGATGGGTGACACAATCGTATCGCATGACAGGTCACAAAAGGAGGTCTGTCATGCCTTGGTTGGAGTACACCATTCCCGCACAAAGAGAAGCTTTTATCAAGCGGGTAGAAACCGACACTACCCCCTTCAGTCAGGTTTGCGCTGACTTCGGTGTCAGCCGCAAGACCGGATACAAGTGGCTGAGACGTTATCGCGCCTTTGGCGAAGCCGGTCTGAACGACCGGTCGCATCGTCCGGCGAAAAGTCCTAACCACTGTTCCCCCGAGATGGAAGCGGTCATCGTTGGACTTCGCCAGCGCTATCCCCGCATGGGCGGACGCAAGATCAACGCATTCCTGAAACGCCACGGCTATAATGACGTTCCAGCGCCGAGCACGGTCAGTGATATTCTGCGACGCCAAGGTTTGATTGATCCGGTTGAAGCGCGAAAACACAAACCGTTCATCCGGTTCGAACACGCAGCGCCTAATGATCTTTGGCAAATGGACTTCAAAGGCCATTTCTCCCTGCTGCGGGGACGTTGTCATCCCCTGACCGTGATCGACGATCACTCACGCTTCTGCGTCGGTCTGGTCGCCTGTCCCCACGAAAGGGGCTCCTTAGTGCAGGAAGTCCTGACCAACATCTTCCGTGAGTATGGGTTGCCCAACAGAATGAGCATGGACAACGGTAGTCCCTGGGGACGCGACGGACTCCACCAGGTCACCACCCTGACCGTCTGGCTGATGCGGATAGGAATCAAGATTACACACTCCGCGCCGTATCATCCGCAGACCCAGGGCAAAGACGAGCGCTTTCATCGTTCCCTGAAAGAAGAACTCCTGACACAAATTGTGCTCGAAGACTTACAACAGGCACAGCAACAATTCGAAATCTGGAAATCGTTCTACAACTGCCAGAGACCGCATGAGGCGATCTCCATGCAGGTGCCAGCTGACCGCTATCGGTCGAGTAGCCGCGGCTTCCCCGAAAAACTGCCGGAAATCGTTTATGACTGCGGCGCTATTGTGCGCAAGGTTCAGCGAAATGGCGAAATCTACTTCCGCAACCGCACGTTCCGGGTGAGCAGCGCTTTAGGCAGCATGCCGGTAGAACTCAGATCAAATGGCGATAACGGCCTATTCGATGTATATTTCTGTAATCAAAGGGTCGATACCGTTCATTGGGATCAACCCTATGAATAAAAACTGTCACCCAT
This region of Calditrichota bacterium genomic DNA includes:
- a CDS encoding IS481 family transposase, encoding MKRVETDTTPFSQVCADFGVSRKTGYKWLRRYRAFGEAGLNDRSHRPAKSPNHCSPEMEAVIVGLRQRYPRMGGRKINAFLKRHGYNDVPAPSTVSDILRRQGLIDPVEARKHKPFIRFEHAAPNDLWQMDFKGHFSLLRGRCHPLTVIDDHSRFCVGLVACPHERGSLVQEVLTNIFREYGLPNRMSMDNGSPWGRDGLHQVTTLTVWLMRIGIKITHSAPYHPQTQGKDERFHRSLKEELLTQIVLEDLQQAQQQFEIWKSFYNCQRPHEAISMQVPADRYRSSSRGFPEKLPEIVYDCGAIVRKVQRNGEIYFRNRTFRVSSALGSMPVELRSNGDNGLFDVYFCNQRVDTVHWDQPYE